The sequence CGCCGTCGAGATCGTGCAGCAGGTCGAGCGCCTCGTGGCAGTCGTCGAGCGGCGCCGGAAAGGGATGCTCGGGCGCCAGCCGATAGTCGACGGACACCACGACGGCCCCGAGATCGCGGCTGAACCTGCGGCAGAGGGCGTCATCGTGTTGCGCCCTCCCCATGACATACCCACCCCCGTGGATCCAGAGCAACGCCGGAGCGTCACCGGTCACGCCGGCCGGCCGGAACACCCGGGCCTCCCCGCCCGACGGAAGTGAGTGGACCTCCACATCGGAATCCCGGCTCAGTCGCCCCATTCCGTTCTGCACGACCCGTATCAACGGGAGGGTCCGCGGTCCGACGATGCCCCGGGGCAAAAAACGTGCCATCCGCTGCAAGTCGGGGTGGAAGTCCTGCACGTTCACTGCCATCGTCGGCGTTCCAATCTGCTGTCGGTACCGGTGCGGTCCGCCAACCCTATAACCGGCAGAATCGGTTTCGATGCACACTGCCGAAAGTCCGGCCAAGCGGTTCGCGCTGCCGGCCATCCTCGCCGTCCTGTTCGCGACCGGTTGGGGCGCCAATCATTTCGCTTCGATGATCCCGGTACTCAAGGCCGACGAGGGGTTGCCGACCGCGATCCTCGACGGCGCCTTCGGTATCTATGCGATCGGCCTCCTGCCCGGACTCTTCGGCGGCGGCTCGCTGTCGGACCGCGCCGGACGACGACCTGTGGTGCTGACCGGCGCCCTCCTTGCCGGCATCGGCAACCTCATGATGATCGGCTGGCACGACCAGGCCGGCGTCCTCGTCGGCCGGCTCGTGGTCGGTCTCGGCGCCGGGCTGACGATCAGCGCCGGCACCGCCTGGGCCGCCGACCTGCGCGGCAAGACCGGCGCCACGTTGGCCGGCGCGCTGCTCACCACCGGTTTTGCCATCGGCCCGGTGATCACGGGACTGCTCGCCGAGTTCGCGCCTCACCCCGCCGAGCTCCCCTTCGCGCTCAGCGGGATCGTCTCGCTCGTGGTGGCGACCGCGGGATTCGCCCTGACTCCGGTGACTCCCGCCCGGCACGACCATCCGCTCACCGACGTCGATGACGTCGACGGCCGGTCGGTCGCGAAAGCGTTGTCCTGGTCGGTGCCGATGGCACTCTGGGTGTTCTCGTCGGTGACGGTCGCGGTGGTCGTGATGGCCCACCGCATCAGCGACCGCTATGACGGCCCGTGGGTGCCCGGGGTGGCCGCTGCCCTGAGTCTCGGGTCCGGTGTGATCGTCCAGTTCGTCGTCCGGCGGGCCGGGGTCGGCCGGGTGGCGGGTGTCGTCGGCGCTGCGCTCGCCGCCGCCGGGTTCACATTGTCGGCCGTCGCGGGTGGCCACCCGTCGATGTTGTTGTTCGCGGTGACCGCGGTGGTGCTGGGGCTCGCCTACGGGCTGTGTCTGCGCGACGGGCTGACAGATGTGGAGGCGTTCGCCCCGCGACGTAGCCGTGGCGCGGTGACCGGCATCTTCTACGTGGCCTGCTATCTCGGCTTCGGGTTGCCCGTACTGCTGACCACCATCGAGCCGTCGGCCGGAATCGTCGCGCCGATGATCGTGCTCGCGATCGCCGCGGCCGCCGCGTCGGCGTCACGCGCAATCCGGTTGCGGCGCGTCTCCTGACCGGTCCGCACATCACGCCGGGCGGAACACCGTTCCGGTGTACGCGGCGTGCACGGTCCGCGTGGCCACGATGCCCCAGGCGATCGTCAGCACCACGTACAGCGCGTCGGCGAGCCCGCGGATCGGAGCTGCGTTCAGGGTGACACCGAGTGCGCTCAGGCCCATCACGCACGTCCCGACGGGGAACGTGAAACTCCACCAGGTGAGCGCGAACGGCAACCCCTGACGGATCGTGCGAACGGTGATCGCCGTCGCGAGCGCGAACATCGCGGCACCGAAACCACCCATTGCGAGACCGTAGATGATCCCGAAGACCTTGAGCCCCAGCGCTATCGGCGCCATCGCCCCAGCGAAGACGAGCGCGGCCTGCGCGCCGAGCAGATTTGCGGCCGCGATGGACTGACCGATCATCCCGAGCGTGATCCACACCGTGGGCGCCGACTGTGCGGCCGGCACCCCACCGTGGATCAATCGCGAATAGATCATCGTCAAGGTCATCACGCCGAGCGTCAAGCTCAGGCCGAACAGTGCGTAGCACAGCGACAACATCGCAAGTCTCGCTTGGCCTTCCGGGACGTGGGGCAACAATGCCGCGCCCGTCGTCGCGGACACCATGGGCGGCACCACCGGCATCAGCCACGCCGGAAGCGCACGCACCTCCTGCGTCCGCGGGCGGATCATCATCGCGAAAGGCACCCAGACACTGGTCGCCACACCGAGTACCGTTCCCGCCACCCACAGCACCGCGCCCATCCCGACCGCCGCGGTAGGTCCCAGCAGCGGAACGCCGAGATGCACAGCTCCGGCCCCGACGGTGAGCACCGCCATCGGCACGGCGCCATAGAACTGTGACATCACCGGGTCGGCCGCATAGCGTCGCGCGGTGTCTGGATGCCGGATCCAGTGCACCGCAAACGCCGTGCCGATCGTGACGAGCAGGACCGCGGCCAGCACCCAGATCATCGTGGCGAATGCCACCAGCAGTCCCGACTGAAGAGGGAGTGAGACCGCTGCATTGGCGACGATCCCGGTCCCCATCACGGCGGCAAACCAGTTGGGGGTGATGTGCTCGAACACCCGGCCCGGGCGGTCGAGCTCGCCGAGGAACCGGCGATCGAGAATGGCGGTGGTGGTCATGGCTCAACCCTCGCCGCGGAAGCCGCACGACGGTAGACGTCCGCACCTTGTGTGCCCACAATCAGAACTTGTGGGCGGCGGACACACCGCCACCCGCATCTGACAACAACTGTTTCCCCAAAGGCTCGCCCCACACTCTGCAGGCAGGCATAGTGTGGTGTCGACAACACCCCGCGGATATGGAGGATCACCGTGCGCGAAATCAGCAAGTTCTACATCGACGGTCAGTGGGTGGAGCCCACAGAGCTCAATCTGATCGACGTGATCAACCCGGCAACCGAGAAGGCCGCGGGCCATGTGGCACTCGGCACAGCCGCTGACGTGGACACCGCGGTGAAAGCGGCGCGCAAGGCGTTCGCCACCTGGAGCCAGACCAGCGTCGACGAGCGCGTACAGATCCTCAACGCCGTGGTCGCGGAATACCAGAAGCGGATGGGGGACCTCGCCGCCGCGGTGACCGAGGAGATGGGCGCCCCGAACGGGTTGGCCAACAACGTCCAGGTTCCCATCGGACTCGCCCACCTGATGACCGCCGCCGCTCAGCTGCCCACCTTCAGCTTCTCCGAGGATCGCGGGTCGTCGCGGATCGTCAAGGAGCCGATCGGCGTCTGCGGTTTCATCACGCCGTGGAACTGGCCGCTGAATCAGGTCATGGTCAAGGTTGCGCCGGCGCTCGCGACCGGTTGCACCATGGTGCTCAAGCCGTCCGAGGTGGCCCCGTTCAGCGCCGCCATCGTGGCCGAGATCTTCGATGCCGCAGGCGTTCCCGCCGGTGTCTTCAATCTCGTCAACGGCGACGGACCGGGCGTCGGCGCGGCCCTCGCGTCGCATCCTGACATCGACATGGTGTCGTTCACCGGCAGCACCCGCGCCGGCATCGAGGTCGCCAAGAACGCCGCACCGACCGTGAAGCGAGTCGCCCAGGAACTCGGGGCAAGAGCCCCAACATCATCCTCGACGACGAGGACTTCGCCACCAATGTGGGCGGCGGCGTGGCTGCGATGATGATGAACTCCGGGCAGTCGTGTAACGCGCCGACCCGCATGCTGGTCCCCAAGGCACGGATGGCCGAGGCCGCCGAGGCCGCGAAGTCGGTCCTGCCGTCCCTGACCGTCGGTGATCCGAGCACCGACGTCCGTATGGGGCCCGTGGTGTCGGAGCCGCAGTTCGAGAAGGTCCAGGGACTCATCGAGCGAGGTATCGAAGAGGGCGCCAACGTGGTGTTCGGTGGGCCGGGACGTCCGGACGAGCTGCCGACGGGGTACTACGTCCGGCCGACCGTGTTCTCCGACGTCACCAACGACATGGACATCGCGCGCACCGAGATCTTCGGCCCGGTGCTGGTCATGATCGGTTACGACTCGATCGACAACGCCATCGAGATCGCCAACGACACCGAATACGGTCTCGCGGGCTATGTCTCGGGCAAGGATGTCGACGAGGTCCGCAAGGTCGGTTCGCGCATCCGCGCAGGGTCGATCTCGCTCAACGGCGCGCAGCTCGATCCGTCGGCACCGTTCGGCGGATACAAGCAAAGCGGCAACGGCCGTGAGTGGGGCGACTACGCGTTCGACGAGTTCCTGGAGGTCAAGTCGATCCTGGGCTATGACGCCTGAGCAAAGCGTCCACCCGTGATCCCATCGCCGGTCGAGTAGCGGCGAACGGAGCGAGCGCGTATCGAGACCACTTGGCGACACAAGGGATCTCGATACGGCGCCTCGCCCCGCTCGGTGCCTACTCGATCGGCGAGCACCACCACCGCAGGGACTACCCGATCGGCGGAACGGCTTCGACCGGCTCGCCGGCCGGTAGCCACGCCCCGTGCAGGCCCGCCGGGACCCGAATCGGCATACGGACGGTCGCCAGTGGTCCGGCGGCCGGATCCTCGGCGGCGAGCACGTAGAACGACGACGTCAAGTCGTCCGGATCGGTGCCGAACGCACCCCAGTAGTCGTGCCGTTCCCCCGGCATGTAGATCGGCTCGCCAATGGCAACGCCTGGGCGCCAACAGGTTTCGGTTCCGGCCTGCAGATCATGGAACCACAGGCTGTCGCGATCCCCGGTGTCGCCGCCGCTCCTGCCGACGGTTGCGACCCGTGAATGCGGCAGCGTGAGCCGGCGGTCGTCCACCCGTGGGAACTCCACATCGACGCTCTCGCCCAGAACCGTGCGCGTGATGGTGCCCCGCGCCGGATCGAGAATCGCCCGCACGAGCGTCGACGACGCCGCCCGCGGCATATCCGCAAACGCCCCGGGATACGTCCATTCCACGTAATCGACGGTCACCGTGTCACCTCCCGACGCTTGATCGCCATCGGTGTCGAAGGCATTGGCGAAGTGCCACACCCACATCGGTTCGGAGTCGACCCAGCGGATCGAGCCACCGTCGCGCGGTATCAGCGCGATGCGGGTGCCCGACTCAGGATGCCACTGCAACAGCGACCCTCCGTTCAGCATCGCGCCGACGTCGAAGACGAGCGGACACAGGAACAGCACGATGTAGCGCGTGGTCAAGGCCATGTCATGGATCATCAGCGGCCGGTCGACACCCTCCACGGGGGTGGGAGGCCGGCGGGTTGTCCCGTCCGGCCCGATCACCGCCCAGGTGAGATAGGGCGCCTCGAGGAGGTAGTTGAAGAGCACCAGCTCCCCCGTCGACGGATCGATCTTCGGGTGGGCGGTACTCCCGACCGCCATGGCGCCATCGCAACTGTCGCGGCCGATCGTGCCGAGCCCGGCCGGATCGAGGCGATACGGTTGGTCGGACTCTGCCATCGCGAGCAGCCGCCCGGCGTGCTGCACGATGTTGATGTCCGGCAGTTGCCGAAATGTCCCGGCGAGGTCGGGACCGACCTCGTCGGCCGATGGCGTGTATCCATCGGTGAGGCCCGACCAGATCGCGTGGCCGGCCCTCTCTTCGGCCAGCACCATCGGTGTCCGGACGAACCGGTTCCGATAGTGCGCAGCGCCGTCGGCGATCTCGAGTCGATGCACCATCGCGTCTCCGTCGAGCGGATAGACATACGAGCCGATCGGATCGAATCGCGGGTTGGGCCCGTTCCGCAGATAGGTGCCGTGCAGGTCGTCGGGGATCTCCCCGTCGACCTCGAGATCGTTGATGTCAACCTCCTCGCGTTGCGGCGCAAACACGCCCGAGAGGTGGGCGTGATGTGCCATGTCGACGGGTGCGGGCCGGGCGGGGTCGGTGACGTGGTTGACATGCGGATCGCCTCTCGGAAAGTTCGACGCGGGAGCGCCCGTCCCGCGCATTCACCAAGAATGCGCCCTTCCGCACGTGGGCACATCGGTTATTCGACGGAATGCATTGACGGCATCTCGGTGGATCGACGGGCGTCAGCAGCCTCCGGTCGGCCGTCCGGCGAATCGTTCGTTCAGGAAAGCCGCGGCGTCACGCTCGAACGGAATGAACGCGGTGCTGTGGGAATCGCCCCGGTAGAGGTGAAACCGTGTCGGAACGTTGCGCGCGCAGTACCGACGGGCGAGTCCGGCGACGTCGGCGGCCACCATCACCCCGTCGCCGATCGAGTCCTTCTTCCCCACCCCGAGCATCATCGGCACCACCGGTGTACCGGCCGAGCCCATCACGTTGCGCGCGATGGCCGCCCGGACGGAGGGAACCTGCAAGAAGCCGCGGTACGGCGCGCGGACCATCTGCGCATCGGTGAGACCCGGGTAATCGCCGGCGAAGTCGATGATGCACTCATCCCGAACGGTGCCCACGAGGCGGTGGCCGTACGGCGACAGAAACGACGCGAGATCCAGATCGTAGGCACGCCCATACGCGACGACGAGTGCCGGCATCACACCCGCCCAGTCCTTGCTGCCGCTGATGTATGGAAGATTATGGGCGAGGTCAACCGGTACGCCGCCGGCCGCCGCGCCGACGAGCGCCAGTTCAGGGGCGTAGCTCGGCGCGAGTTCGGCTCCGAACCCGGTGGGTACCGACCCACCCGAGTATCCGACCATCCCGACCGGCGTGGACGCCGGCAACCCCAGCACCGACTCTGCCGCTCGGATCCCGTCCAGGGCCAGATGGCCCGATTGCCGACCGATCGTCCATTCCTGTTGTTGCCCTTCATAATCCGGGACGGCGACGGTATATCCGGCGGCCAGGTAGCCACCGATGGCCACCTCCTCGAACTGCCCAGCGCGGCTCGGCTTGTTGCCCTGCAACGTGTAGGAGGGATCGCACTGTGGTCCCAGCGCGTCATAGGCCATGTGGAACGAGACGATCCGACCATTGGCCGTGGCTGGTCGCAGCACGGTGGTGACGCCTGCGATGGGCGCTCCGGCGTCGTCGTTGCTGCGGTAGAGCACCTGCGTCGACGACACCGGAACGGTCACGCCGGACGCGACGAACGCCACCGGTCGGGTCCGCAGCACAGCGCCAGGACTGAGTGCCGGCAGATCCGCGCCGGGCCGATAGAACGGGTCCGCGGAGGGCAGCGGTGTCGCCTGCGCCGGAACCGGCACGGTGAGGAGTCCGAGACAGACGAGTGCGGCGGAGCCGAACACCAGCAACCATCGTGTCATCGCGATCTCCGATCGGGCGTGCGGCTCCTCCGCACCGAACATGCCACAGACGGATCGTCGGCGCGGGCCAAATCGTCGTGAGGACGCACCCGGCGAGTCGCGATCCTCGCACCTCACAGCAATTTCACAGCGACACCCACCGAGACGAACTCGTGTAACGCCCGCCCGCCACGCAACGACAGATCAGTCATCACGGAAGTCCTCCGCGACGGAGGTCCGTGCGTCGGGGGACATCGCTTTCATCTGTCAGGAGTCTCATGCCCATCCCTCCGGAATCCATGGATCCGAATCTGGTCGCCGAAGGGTGGCAGGTCTCGCCCAATGAGGTACCCAGCTCGACGACTGCCGCACGTCCCCGCCGCAGCGGACGTCGCCGTCTCGCAGGCGTCGCCGTGATCGTCGCCCTCAGCCTCGGCCTCTTCGGCATCAGTTCGCTGATCTCCGGCGGCAACGAGGCGTCCGCGCTCACCGGGCACCCCGAGGTCCTTCGCGAGGGTTGCACCTGGGACAAGTCCGGCAACTTCGTCCAGAACTGCAAGGTGTGGTCGGCGTCCCAGAACAAGTTCGTGATCGTGCAGATCCGGGCGTCGAGCGGCAGCGACAACGGCGTCTACCTGCTCGATGGCATGCGCGCGAGCGAGGAACGATCAGCCTGGACCACCGATGTGCAGGCGGCGAAGGTCTACGACGCCGCGAGCGACACCACCTTGGTGATGCCGGTCGGTGGCGCGTCGTCGTTCTACACGGACTGGGATGCGGGCGCCGGTGACAAGAACACCACCATCAAGGAAGAGACCTTCCTGACCGAGGAGCTTCCCGACTACCTGGCCGAGAACTTCGGCGTCAGCAAGAGCAACAACGCGATCGTCGGCCTGTCGATGTCGGGTGGTCCGGCGGTCACGCTCGCCGAGCGTCATCCCGAGCAGTTCAAGGTCGTGCAGGCGATGTCGGGGTACTACCAGACCGACAACCCGCTCGGCGCGCTCGGCGTGTTCGGTTCCCAGACGTTGGTGTCGAACTACACCAACGGCATCGTCAACATGTGGGGACAGCCGGGCAGCCAGCGATGGACCGACAACGATCCGTCGAAGAA is a genomic window of Gordonia sp. SID5947 containing:
- a CDS encoding MFS transporter, translating into MHTAESPAKRFALPAILAVLFATGWGANHFASMIPVLKADEGLPTAILDGAFGIYAIGLLPGLFGGGSLSDRAGRRPVVLTGALLAGIGNLMMIGWHDQAGVLVGRLVVGLGAGLTISAGTAWAADLRGKTGATLAGALLTTGFAIGPVITGLLAEFAPHPAELPFALSGIVSLVVATAGFALTPVTPARHDHPLTDVDDVDGRSVAKALSWSVPMALWVFSSVTVAVVVMAHRISDRYDGPWVPGVAAALSLGSGVIVQFVVRRAGVGRVAGVVGAALAAAGFTLSAVAGGHPSMLLFAVTAVVLGLAYGLCLRDGLTDVEAFAPRRSRGAVTGIFYVACYLGFGLPVLLTTIEPSAGIVAPMIVLAIAAAAASASRAIRLRRVS
- a CDS encoding TDT family transporter, with the protein product MTTTAILDRRFLGELDRPGRVFEHITPNWFAAVMGTGIVANAAVSLPLQSGLLVAFATMIWVLAAVLLVTIGTAFAVHWIRHPDTARRYAADPVMSQFYGAVPMAVLTVGAGAVHLGVPLLGPTAAVGMGAVLWVAGTVLGVATSVWVPFAMMIRPRTQEVRALPAWLMPVVPPMVSATTGAALLPHVPEGQARLAMLSLCYALFGLSLTLGVMTLTMIYSRLIHGGVPAAQSAPTVWITLGMIGQSIAAANLLGAQAALVFAGAMAPIALGLKVFGIIYGLAMGGFGAAMFALATAITVRTIRQGLPFALTWWSFTFPVGTCVMGLSALGVTLNAAPIRGLADALYVVLTIAWGIVATRTVHAAYTGTVFRPA
- a CDS encoding carotenoid oxygenase family protein, translated to MAHHAHLSGVFAPQREEVDINDLEVDGEIPDDLHGTYLRNGPNPRFDPIGSYVYPLDGDAMVHRLEIADGAAHYRNRFVRTPMVLAEERAGHAIWSGLTDGYTPSADEVGPDLAGTFRQLPDINIVQHAGRLLAMAESDQPYRLDPAGLGTIGRDSCDGAMAVGSTAHPKIDPSTGELVLFNYLLEAPYLTWAVIGPDGTTRRPPTPVEGVDRPLMIHDMALTTRYIVLFLCPLVFDVGAMLNGGSLLQWHPESGTRIALIPRDGGSIRWVDSEPMWVWHFANAFDTDGDQASGGDTVTVDYVEWTYPGAFADMPRAASSTLVRAILDPARGTITRTVLGESVDVEFPRVDDRRLTLPHSRVATVGRSGGDTGDRDSLWFHDLQAGTETCWRPGVAIGEPIYMPGERHDYWGAFGTDPDDLTSSFYVLAAEDPAAGPLATVRMPIRVPAGLHGAWLPAGEPVEAVPPIG
- a CDS encoding lipase family protein, producing MTRWLLVFGSAALVCLGLLTVPVPAQATPLPSADPFYRPGADLPALSPGAVLRTRPVAFVASGVTVPVSSTQVLYRSNDDAGAPIAGVTTVLRPATANGRIVSFHMAYDALGPQCDPSYTLQGNKPSRAGQFEEVAIGGYLAAGYTVAVPDYEGQQQEWTIGRQSGHLALDGIRAAESVLGLPASTPVGMVGYSGGSVPTGFGAELAPSYAPELALVGAAAGGVPVDLAHNLPYISGSKDWAGVMPALVVAYGRAYDLDLASFLSPYGHRLVGTVRDECIIDFAGDYPGLTDAQMVRAPYRGFLQVPSVRAAIARNVMGSAGTPVVPMMLGVGKKDSIGDGVMVAADVAGLARRYCARNVPTRFHLYRGDSHSTAFIPFERDAAAFLNERFAGRPTGGC
- a CDS encoding alpha/beta hydrolase family protein, with the protein product MPIPPESMDPNLVAEGWQVSPNEVPSSTTAARPRRSGRRRLAGVAVIVALSLGLFGISSLISGGNEASALTGHPEVLREGCTWDKSGNFVQNCKVWSASQNKFVIVQIRASSGSDNGVYLLDGMRASEERSAWTTDVQAAKVYDAASDTTLVMPVGGASSFYTDWDAGAGDKNTTIKEETFLTEELPDYLAENFGVSKSNNAIVGLSMSGGPAVTLAERHPEQFKVVQAMSGYYQTDNPLGALGVFGSQTLVSNYTNGIVNMWGQPGSQRWTDNDPSKNVDKLKENGQTLIISSGNGFLTASEMAKLSQQDQISAMALEILSAVSTVLMQLQAAQTGASVISLPNYGGHTWENWGRGLADGKDHVLEALRSTPPVTEKVQLVSASGSPDPDGAAKATQAAMVAAKASPALTPEVLAATTEATASSSSAASSSATATSGSSQASTTPSDASDPTAAPGGSTDVGTTVPAPPADTADTGGSEAPDSQRPAAPQESVTSSTPAPPATTPAS